The proteins below are encoded in one region of Brachyspira intermedia PWS/A:
- a CDS encoding DEAD/DEAH box helicase → MNTRGKSKKKIKENDNPFLNLNANAKENDELAKASIKTIANSVIITESDNKRIDRSKKEESSEIIDPSRKEWLYYTRSPLMDNYRDNLYREYYSLSVLLSLRGDNNNERTLGLSLKLIDLENKKEYRVGELESFLFSCVIGEKQNIEDDERVIELEDFSKAEAKLIRFLNNLYAEAKHIQENGKLWFKDYNAYQCLSLLKDVPNIRLESRVITFSDEVLNLQLESYYNENKDLVLNLSIKDVDLNRVYTFGENCDFVLYKDIFYETNPSYPRIKKNIFKDSIVVKKDYIKDFCSRVLPNLKKDFDNIELPEDIKENDILAFPAQALVFLDYDGTNVFSTIKFKYGSFTVDPYSGKFTSSNMFDNEVTEIYRDTEKEEYFCRTLSKYLEKVGDYTFATSDDEKIFYLCYKILPALQDRGWTCYYSESFKSLKLNVKPLKMRVSLTKDINFFEINFSFEGVKELHDLSEIVRAVKVENKEYIRLQNGSFVPIDLEVIDYIAKMFKENPIEQKEDNRYLLPMFSAPYFADMLEKHSGIELDLDDNAVDTIANIKRVEYDETPPKDIVGEFRSYQLIGYKWLRKLADMSLNGILADDMGLGKSFQTIATILKEKENGNKLTSLVVAPTSCVANWECEIKKFAPSLEVIVLSGNLKTRMKKIKAVSNYDVAVISYSTLRRDVKALSENEFNYLILDEAQHIKNANTQNAKMVKSLKSLKRLALSGTPIENSISEMWSMFDFLMPGFLGKHKDFVEDYEAPILAGLDSSSEALDNLKTRIAPFILRRLKTDVLTDLPPKHTVVSYCDLTKDQKELYMSILEAARIEIFETVKRKGFAQSHIEIFSALTRLRQVCCHPRLMHEDLRGESHTSGKFNMFIEMIKEAISGGHSVLVFSSFTRMLNLMRSAFKKLGIDYFYLDGATKDRMDLVHRFNAGEAPIFLLSLKAAGTGLTLTQADTVMHYDLWWNPAVEDQATDRAYRIGQKRVVTNYKLITRGTIEEKILELQNKKRLLIDTVVGDSMGDINKLSWDEVKNLIN, encoded by the coding sequence ATGAATACTAGGGGTAAGTCTAAAAAGAAAATTAAGGAAAATGATAATCCTTTTTTAAATTTAAATGCCAATGCTAAAGAAAATGATGAATTAGCAAAGGCATCTATTAAGACTATAGCAAACAGCGTTATCATCACAGAAAGCGATAATAAAAGAATAGACAGAAGCAAGAAAGAAGAGTCATCAGAAATAATAGACCCTTCTAGAAAAGAATGGCTATATTATACTAGATCTCCTTTAATGGATAATTACAGGGATAATCTTTATAGAGAGTATTATAGTTTATCTGTATTATTATCTTTAAGAGGCGACAACAACAATGAAAGAACTTTGGGGCTTTCTTTAAAATTAATAGATTTAGAAAATAAGAAAGAGTATAGAGTAGGAGAGCTTGAAAGCTTCTTATTTTCATGCGTTATCGGAGAGAAACAGAATATAGAAGATGATGAAAGAGTAATAGAGCTTGAAGATTTCAGCAAGGCAGAAGCTAAATTAATAAGATTTTTGAATAATTTATATGCAGAAGCTAAGCATATACAGGAAAATGGTAAATTATGGTTTAAAGATTATAATGCATATCAATGTTTATCTCTTTTAAAAGATGTTCCTAATATAAGATTAGAAAGCAGAGTAATTACATTCAGCGATGAAGTGTTAAATCTACAGCTAGAAAGTTATTATAATGAAAATAAGGATTTAGTGCTTAATCTTAGTATTAAAGATGTTGATTTAAATAGAGTTTATACATTCGGAGAAAACTGCGATTTTGTACTATATAAAGATATTTTTTATGAGACTAATCCTTCATACCCTAGAATAAAAAAGAATATTTTTAAAGACAGCATAGTAGTAAAAAAAGATTATATAAAAGATTTCTGTTCAAGGGTTCTTCCTAACCTTAAAAAAGATTTTGATAATATAGAACTTCCTGAAGATATAAAAGAGAATGATATATTAGCTTTTCCTGCTCAGGCATTGGTATTTTTGGATTATGACGGAACTAATGTATTTTCTACTATAAAGTTTAAATATGGTTCTTTCACAGTTGATCCTTATTCTGGAAAGTTTACAAGCAGCAATATGTTTGATAATGAGGTTACAGAGATTTACAGAGATACTGAAAAAGAAGAATATTTCTGCAGAACTTTATCAAAATATTTGGAGAAGGTAGGAGATTATACATTTGCTACTTCAGATGATGAGAAGATATTCTATTTATGTTATAAAATACTTCCTGCACTTCAGGATAGGGGTTGGACTTGTTATTATAGTGAATCTTTTAAATCATTAAAATTGAATGTTAAGCCTCTTAAAATGAGAGTTTCTTTAACTAAGGATATTAACTTCTTTGAGATTAATTTTTCTTTTGAAGGAGTTAAAGAACTTCATGATCTATCTGAAATAGTAAGAGCCGTAAAGGTTGAAAATAAAGAATATATAAGACTTCAGAATGGTTCATTTGTACCTATAGATTTAGAAGTAATCGATTATATAGCTAAGATGTTCAAAGAAAATCCTATAGAACAGAAAGAAGATAATAGATATTTGCTTCCTATGTTCAGTGCGCCTTATTTTGCTGATATGCTTGAGAAACATAGCGGAATAGAATTGGATTTAGATGATAATGCTGTTGATACTATAGCAAATATAAAACGTGTTGAGTATGATGAAACTCCTCCTAAAGATATAGTAGGCGAGTTCAGAAGCTATCAATTAATAGGTTATAAATGGCTTAGAAAATTGGCTGATATGTCATTAAATGGTATACTTGCTGATGATATGGGACTTGGTAAAAGTTTTCAGACTATAGCTACAATATTAAAAGAAAAAGAAAATGGAAATAAACTCACTTCTTTGGTTGTTGCTCCTACTTCTTGTGTTGCTAACTGGGAATGCGAGATTAAGAAATTTGCTCCTTCTCTTGAAGTTATAGTTTTATCAGGTAATTTAAAAACTAGAATGAAAAAGATTAAGGCTGTAAGCAATTATGATGTTGCAGTTATATCCTATTCTACATTAAGACGCGATGTAAAAGCATTAAGTGAAAATGAGTTTAACTATCTTATACTTGATGAGGCACAGCATATAAAGAACGCCAATACTCAGAATGCCAAAATGGTAAAAAGTTTAAAATCATTAAAAAGACTTGCTTTAAGCGGTACTCCTATAGAAAACAGCATAAGCGAGATGTGGTCAATGTTTGATTTTCTTATGCCGGGATTTTTGGGCAAGCATAAGGACTTTGTTGAAGATTATGAAGCTCCTATACTTGCAGGTTTGGATAGTTCAAGCGAGGCATTGGATAATTTAAAAACTAGAATAGCACCTTTCATATTAAGAAGATTAAAAACAGATGTACTTACAGATTTGCCTCCAAAACATACTGTTGTAAGCTACTGCGATTTAACTAAAGATCAAAAAGAACTTTATATGTCAATACTTGAAGCGGCTAGAATAGAAATATTTGAAACTGTTAAACGTAAAGGTTTTGCTCAATCTCATATAGAAATATTTTCAGCATTAACAAGATTAAGACAGGTATGCTGCCACCCAAGATTGATGCATGAAGATTTACGCGGTGAAAGTCATACAAGCGGTAAGTTTAATATGTTTATAGAGATGATTAAAGAAGCCATTTCAGGCGGACATAGCGTACTAGTATTCAGTTCATTTACTAGAATGCTTAATCTTATGCGCAGTGCTTTCAAGAAATTAGGAATAGATTATTTTTATTTGGACGGGGCCACAAAGGACAGAATGGATTTAGTTCATAGATTCAATGCTGGAGAAGCACCTATATTCTTACTTAGCCTTAAAGCAGCAGGTACAGGACTTACTCTTACTCAGGCTGACACTGTAATGCATTATGATTTATGGTGGAATCCTGCCGTTGAAGATCAGGCAACTGACAGAGCTTATAGAATAGGGCAGAAACGCGTTGTAACTAATTATAAGCTAATCACAAGAGGAACTATAGAAGAAAAGATACTGGAACTTCAAAACAAAAAACGTTTATTGATTGATACTGTAGTCGGCGATTCTATGGGAGATATTAATAAATTGAGCTGGGACGAAGTGAAGAATCTTATTAATTAA
- the fliD gene encoding flagellar filament capping protein FliD, which yields MATSEAFLDEVYKNAVEAEVNKRSTTLSNLADNARDYQRQISAYEDLKARLDTLATASKELYGFRSPFRNYIGTGEGIPDYFTVTANRLANTTTYDIAIKDIAASQKFSSKAFNMADTLPAGKIVLKIGEEETTIDFAGGSLVNLQKAIDKAFGKKIKTTITQKSRNLQVLTMDLVKTGSKNIVEVVSDESGILKELNMFTRRPYRHLGHIFNEQLLSKWEDESDNLTTNYMVKNDFIVLKGENKLSLPLHREAEVNENITLSITARASDSLDDAIEAPIMPPTVDLSIPDTGLTFNKIDSVIYKDVELYGEGLSPADSSRTFEDIKKYKDALEAERKAKEGVEAEAPEPVDDTGFNSEIIGVKYINKAGDEVEKFFALPTISASWQRLNIPIGGQFEPGDVITEVILINKNAGYNVFYKDLLVEDMGKEEDAPNYLISEATDARASIDGVDVLSESNEFNDVVNGLNITAKKVTPEAFATTIEVDKEGVVNAIANFIRAYNEVIDLLNDTMLRPLARDIRDGLETMNRTDLNDLATTLGVEFNVDMSDDALRKKLYYVGVFSGNTLVSTLSQRVRMIVADAYETEYGEELALLDQIGINRGDAGEDWAKVKKGFLQVDEEKFMNKIETQMDGIEELFSNDTTGDDIPDTGVAYVMSDFVTPYSQTRGIVENSISMTKSRLDDNKRRMDDEKDRIEEYRQQRLASYYQMQAELQQAERERKRLESSLNQNNGGN from the coding sequence ATGGCAACAAGTGAAGCTTTTCTTGATGAAGTATATAAAAATGCAGTAGAAGCAGAGGTAAATAAAAGAAGCACTACGCTTTCTAATTTGGCAGATAATGCTAGAGACTATCAAAGACAAATATCTGCATATGAAGATTTAAAAGCCAGATTGGATACACTTGCTACAGCATCAAAAGAACTTTACGGATTCCGTTCTCCTTTCAGAAATTATATAGGTACAGGAGAAGGTATACCAGATTACTTCACTGTTACAGCCAATAGATTAGCTAATACTACCACTTATGATATAGCAATTAAAGATATAGCAGCGAGCCAGAAATTTTCATCTAAGGCATTTAATATGGCTGATACCCTGCCTGCAGGAAAGATAGTTCTTAAGATAGGAGAAGAAGAAACTACTATTGATTTTGCCGGCGGAAGTTTGGTAAATTTGCAAAAAGCTATAGATAAGGCTTTCGGTAAAAAAATAAAAACTACAATAACACAAAAATCAAGAAATTTACAAGTACTTACTATGGACTTAGTAAAAACAGGTTCTAAAAATATAGTTGAGGTTGTAAGCGATGAATCAGGTATATTAAAAGAACTTAATATGTTCACAAGACGTCCTTACAGACATTTGGGACATATATTTAATGAACAGCTTTTGAGTAAATGGGAAGATGAATCTGATAATTTAACTACTAACTATATGGTAAAAAATGACTTTATAGTACTTAAAGGCGAGAATAAATTATCCCTTCCATTGCATAGAGAGGCTGAGGTTAATGAAAATATTACTTTATCTATAACAGCGAGAGCTTCAGATTCATTAGATGATGCAATAGAAGCTCCTATTATGCCTCCTACAGTTGATTTGTCTATTCCTGATACAGGATTAACTTTTAATAAAATAGACAGCGTAATATATAAAGATGTTGAATTATATGGAGAAGGTTTATCACCTGCAGACAGTTCTAGAACTTTTGAAGATATAAAGAAATATAAAGATGCTTTAGAAGCTGAAAGGAAGGCAAAAGAAGGAGTTGAAGCAGAAGCTCCTGAACCAGTAGATGATACAGGATTTAATTCTGAGATTATAGGTGTAAAATATATCAATAAAGCAGGAGATGAAGTAGAAAAATTCTTTGCTTTACCTACTATAAGTGCCTCATGGCAAAGACTCAATATTCCTATAGGCGGACAGTTTGAACCTGGCGATGTTATAACAGAGGTTATTCTTATAAATAAAAATGCTGGTTATAATGTGTTTTATAAGGATTTATTGGTAGAGGATATGGGTAAGGAGGAAGATGCTCCTAATTATTTGATTTCAGAGGCAACAGATGCAAGAGCTTCTATAGACGGAGTTGATGTATTAAGTGAGAGTAATGAATTTAATGATGTAGTTAATGGACTTAATATCACAGCCAAAAAAGTTACTCCTGAAGCATTTGCTACTACTATTGAAGTTGATAAAGAGGGAGTAGTTAATGCTATAGCCAATTTTATAAGGGCTTATAATGAAGTTATAGACCTTCTTAATGATACTATGTTAAGACCTTTAGCAAGAGATATAAGAGACGGACTTGAAACTATGAATAGAACCGACTTGAATGATTTGGCTACCACTTTAGGAGTAGAATTTAATGTGGATATGTCAGATGATGCTCTTAGAAAGAAACTTTATTATGTTGGAGTATTCAGCGGAAATACACTTGTAAGCACTTTATCTCAAAGGGTAAGAATGATTGTTGCTGATGCTTATGAAACAGAATACGGCGAGGAATTGGCACTTCTTGACCAAATAGGAATAAATAGAGGAGATGCTGGAGAGGATTGGGCTAAAGTAAAAAAAGGTTTCTTACAGGTAGATGAAGAAAAATTTATGAATAAAATAGAAACTCAAATGGATGGTATAGAAGAATTGTTCTCTAATGATACCACAGGAGATGATATACCGGATACAGGAGTTGCTTATGTTATGAGCGATTTTGTAACTCCTTATTCTCAAACAAGAGGTATTGTTGAAAATAGTATTTCTATGACAAAGAGCCGTTTAGATGATAATAAGAGAAGAATGGACGATGAAAAAGACCGTATAGAAGAATACAGACAGCAAAGACTTGCTTCATATTATCAAATGCAGGCAGAATTGCAGCAGGCTGAAAGAGAAAGAAAGAGACTTGAGTCTTCACTTAATCAGAATAATGGCGGTAATTAA
- a CDS encoding patatin-like phospholipase family protein, with protein sequence MSYEKIGLVLGGGGGRGAYHIGVWKYLKEAGIYDKVTAISGNSVGALNSCLMVMNDYEAAEKVWIKEIETKILTPKKIKDYFKIDKSSIFGIFSREGLIEVIDKYIDLNLLSNYHFNLYASCTEYNAPFFIKSKYFKLNGNSNERIKKILLATSALVTVFPTEKIDNKFYLDGCYTDDCPIEPLYLYEDCTDIIVIHLDYKKPVKKKDNVNIYEMYPSKDLGNFFKGVLDFSPKGAEKRIEQGYNDAKNYFKYLSIF encoded by the coding sequence TTGAGTTATGAAAAAATAGGACTTGTACTAGGCGGAGGAGGAGGCAGAGGTGCTTATCATATAGGTGTATGGAAGTATTTAAAAGAGGCTGGCATATATGATAAAGTTACTGCAATTTCTGGAAATTCTGTTGGGGCTTTGAATTCCTGCCTTATGGTTATGAATGATTATGAAGCAGCCGAAAAAGTGTGGATAAAAGAAATAGAAACAAAGATTCTAACACCCAAAAAGATTAAAGACTATTTTAAAATTGATAAATCTTCTATATTCGGTATATTTTCAAGAGAAGGATTAATAGAAGTTATAGATAAATATATTGATCTTAATCTTTTATCAAATTATCATTTTAATTTATATGCTTCCTGTACAGAATATAATGCTCCTTTTTTTATAAAGTCAAAATATTTCAAATTAAACGGCAATTCTAATGAAAGAATAAAGAAAATACTCTTGGCTACTTCTGCTCTTGTAACCGTATTTCCCACAGAAAAGATTGATAATAAATTCTATCTTGACGGATGCTATACAGATGATTGTCCTATAGAGCCTCTTTATCTCTATGAAGATTGCACTGATATAATAGTCATTCATTTGGATTATAAAAAGCCTGTTAAAAAGAAAGATAATGTTAATATTTATGAAATGTATCCTTCCAAAGATTTAGGCAATTTTTTTAAGGGTGTACTTGATTTCTCTCCAAAAGGTGCTGAAAAGAGAATAGAACAGGGCTATAATGATGCTAAAAATTATTTCAAATATTTGAGTATATTCTAA
- a CDS encoding TM2 domain-containing protein, with amino-acid sequence MEISDKSWVVTLILAIFLPVHRFYVGKIGTGILYLITFGGFGIWYIIDIVMIILDKFTDKEGRKLKK; translated from the coding sequence ATGGAAATTTCAGACAAGAGCTGGGTTGTTACATTAATTTTAGCAATATTTTTACCAGTACACAGATTCTATGTAGGAAAAATAGGAACAGGCATATTGTATCTTATTACATTCGGCGGATTTGGTATATGGTACATTATTGACATTGTAATGATCATACTGGACAAATTTACTGATAAGGAAGGAAGAAAACTAAAAAAATAA